A single genomic interval of Corylus avellana chromosome ca10, CavTom2PMs-1.0 harbors:
- the LOC132164003 gene encoding BEL1-like homeodomain protein 1 encodes MGTYFHVSSEIQAAADGLQTLYLMNPNYVPYTDTQHQHPAANMLFLNPAGHALNQGNLPHAQPPPNQHFVGIPLIAANNSDDPSRASMLATQEISGLHGAMAAPSSRVHYNLWDHTAATTSDVGTPQMGFRGPTAQQGLSLSLSSQQPPYRSLSGEQDVVGNSPSSASAVSNGISGMQSVILGSKYLKAAQEVLDEVVNVGKGIKVEGTKEKITKMNKESKGVIGDFPGEGSSSSTKQATELTTAQRQELQMKKAKLVTMLDEVEQRYREYHHQMQIVVSSFEQAAGLGSARSYTALALQTISKQFRCLKDAICSQIKGTSKSLGDQEDCFGAKAEGSRLKYVDQQLRQQRALQQFGMLQHNAWRPQRGLPERAVSVLRAWLFDHFLHPYPKDADKILLAKQTGLTRSQVSNWFINARVRLWKPMVEEMYSEEVKEQEQSCSQDNNKRECNKESNIEAHSGFNLVGLSDMQRSPKQPRSSEMQNSPNTIISMDMDMKPRDEEASEFVKERHGKDGYSFISDTYSVGEFGRFSIPEGMAAPRFQGNNGVSLTLGLPHCENNLSVSAAHTQQSFLSPPQSIQMGRRRSSLEMGTGDTDFCVINAPQASHSNTGYGNINDIQSRKRFAQLLPDFVA; translated from the exons ATGGGGACCTACTTTCATGTGAGTTCAGAAATCCAAGCCGCCGCCGATGGGCTGCAGACGCTTTACCTCATGAATCCCAACTACGTTCCGTACACTGACACCCAACACCAACACCCTGCAGCCAACATGCTCTTCCTCAATCCTGCCGGCCACGCGCTCAACCAGGGCAATCTACCCCACGCGCAGCCGCCGCCCAACCAACACTTCGTTGGGATCCCACTCATTGCCGCAAACAATTCTGATGATCCCAGCCGTGCATCAATGCTTGCCACACAAGAAATTTCAGGCCTCCATGGCGCCATGGCCGCGCCCTCCTCTCGGGTTCACTACAACTTATGGGATCATACGGCTGCGACCACCTCCGATGTCGGGACGCCGCAGATGGGCTTTCGGGGGCCGACAGCTCAGCAGGGCTTGTCGCTCAGCCTGTCGTCTCAACAGCCACCTTATCGGTCGCTTTCCGGCGAGCAGGATGTGGTAGGGAATTCTCCGTCGTCAGCGTCGGCAGTGTCTAACGGAATTTCGGGTATGCAGAGTGTTATTTTGGGGTCCAAGTACTTGAAAGCTGCTCAGGAAGTTCTTGACGAAGTTGTAAATGTTGGAAAGGGAATCAAAGTGGAGGGGACCAAAGAAAAGATCACGAAGATGAATAAAGAATCAAAGGGCGTGATTGGAGATTTTCCAGGGGAAGGTAGTAGTAGTAGTACTAAGCAAGCAACTGAGCTCACCACTGCGCAGAGGCAAGAACTTCAGATGAAGAAGGCAAAGCTTGTTACCATGCTTGATGAG GTGGAGCAAAGATACAGAGAATACCACCACCAAATGCAGATAGTGGTGTCTTCATTCGAGCAGGCAGCAGGCTTGGGATCAGCAAGATCTTACACGGCCCTTGCTTTACAGACGATCTCAAAGCAATTCCGCTGCCTGAAAGATGCAATTTGCTCACAAATAAAAGGCACAAGCAAGAGCTTGGGTGATCAAGAGGATTGCTTTGGAGCAAAGGCTGAGGGTTCAAGGCTCAAGTATGTCGATCAACAGCTACGGCAGCAGCGGGCGCTGCAACAGTTTGGAATGCTGCAACACAATGCCTGGAGACCCCAGAGAGGGTTGCCTGAAAGAGCTGTCTCCGTTCTACGTGCTTGGCTCTTTGATCACTTCCTACACCC CTATCCCAAGGATGCAGATAAAATTCTGCTTGCAAAACAAACTGGACTAACTCGAAGCCag GTGTCCAACTGGTTCATAAATGCCCGAGTTAGGCTGTGGAAGCCAATGGTTGAAGAAATGTACTCTGAAGAAGTTAAGGAACAAGAGCAAAGTTGTTCTCAGGACAACAACAAAAGAGAATGCAATAAGGAATCAAACATTGAAGCCCACTCAGGATTTAACCTAGTAGGGTTGTCTGACATGCAAAGGAGTCCCAAGCAACCGAGGAGCTCGGAGATGCAGAACTCTCCAAACACCATCATCTCCATGGACATGGACATGAAACCCCGAGACGAGGAGGCAAGTGAGTTTGTGAAAGAAAGGCACGGCAAAGATGGCTACTCATTTATTAGTGACACCTACTCAGTAGGAGAGTTTGGAAGGTTTAGTATTCCAGAGGGAATGGCGGCTCCAAGGTTTCAAGGAAATAATGGCGTTTCCCTCACTCTTGGCCTTCCTCACTGCGAAAACAACCTCTCTGTATCAGCGGCCCATACCCAGCAAAGCTTCCTCTCCCCCCCACAGAGTATTCAAatgggaagaagaagatcatCACTTGAAATGGGAACCGGTGACACAGATTTTTGTGTCATCAATGCCCCACAAGCATCTCACTCTAACACCGGCTATGGGAACATTAATGACATTCAAAGCAGAAAGAGGTTTGCACAATTGTTGCCAGATTTTGTGGCCTGA